A section of the Felis catus isolate Fca126 chromosome B2, F.catus_Fca126_mat1.0, whole genome shotgun sequence genome encodes:
- the LOC101088734 gene encoding HLA class II histocompatibility antigen, DR alpha chain-like: MAINGVLVLGFLIVAFLMCPQESGAIKEEHVIIQAEFYLKPDSSGEFMFDFDGDEIFHVDMEKKETVWRLEEFGRFASFEAQGALANIAVDKANLDILIKRSNNTPNTNEPPEVTVLSNSPVELGEPNILICFIDKFSSPVINVTWLRNGKPVTTGVSETVFLPREDHLFRKFHYLPFLPSAEDVYDCKVEHWGLDEPLLKHWEFDAPTPLPETTENVVCALGLVVGLVGIIVGTIFIIKGMRKVNAGERRGPL, encoded by the exons atggcCATAAATGGAGTCCTGGTGCTAGGATTTCTTATCGTGGCTTTCCTGATGTGTCCTCAGGAATCCGGGGCTATCAAAG AGGAACATGTGATCATCCAGGCTGAGTTCTATCTGAAGCCTGACTCATCAGGCGAGTTTATGTTTGACTTTGATGGTGATGAGATTTTCCACGTGGATATGGAAAAGAAGGAGACAGTGTGGCGGCTTGAAGAATTTGGACGTTTTGCCAGCTTTGAGGCCCAGGGTGCCTTGGCCAATATAGCTGTGGACAAAGCTAACCTGGACATCTTGATAAAGCGCTCCAACAACACCCCAAACACCAATG AACCTCCCGAGGTGACAGTGCTCTCAAACAGCCCTGTGGAACTGGGAGAGCCCAACATTCTCATCTGTTTCATCGACAAGTTCTCCTCACCAGTGATCAATGTCACGTGGCTTCGAAATGGAAAGCCTGTCACCACAGGAGTGTCAGAGACCGTCTTCCTGCCCCGGGAAGACCACCTTTTCCGCAAGTTCCACTATCTCCCTTTCCTACCCTCGGCGGAGGATGTCTATGACTGCAAGGTGGAGCACTGGGGTTTGGATGAGCCTCTTCTCAAGCACTGGG aGTTTGATGCACCAACCCCCCTCCCAGAGACaacagaaaatgtggtatgtgccCTGGGCCTTGTCGTGGGTCTGGTGGGCATCATTGTTGGAACCATCTTCATCATCAAGGGCATGCGCAAGGTCAATGCTGGTGAACGCCGAGGGCCTCTGTGA